A genome region from Micromonospora peucetia includes the following:
- a CDS encoding methyltransferase translates to MQRHSSLDDAADLAAVAALLQIGAEIGVDRLLDSGDTFSSAELARIADLPQAGVDDYLAALVAAGLVVGTEAPDRFQAASDYPDRRYAAGYLSWAMSANGPFLVNAREFLADRDAAARVHRRNGRRVAVSSRWIGERAFYPPIVDRVVSAGASHVADLGAGAGGLLVRLLGQDPARTGVALDSSGAACAAAREAAAAAGVDDRLQVVERTVQSLADDPGPVEGANAVLACFVMHDIVADASVAKAVLGACRDALAPGGFMAVADAVSYAPDPVERRFSALFTYLHASFMSVTLPSERHWLDTFQAAGFSKTECVPLGVPGGRLFVAVR, encoded by the coding sequence ATGCAACGCCATTCCTCGCTCGACGACGCGGCCGACCTGGCCGCGGTCGCCGCGCTGCTGCAGATCGGCGCGGAGATCGGAGTGGACCGACTGCTGGACTCGGGCGACACGTTCAGCTCCGCCGAGCTGGCCAGGATCGCCGATCTCCCGCAGGCCGGCGTGGACGACTACCTCGCCGCGCTGGTCGCCGCCGGACTGGTGGTCGGCACGGAGGCCCCGGACCGGTTCCAGGCAGCCTCGGACTACCCGGACCGGCGGTACGCGGCCGGATATCTGTCCTGGGCGATGAGCGCGAACGGCCCGTTCCTCGTCAACGCCCGGGAGTTCCTGGCCGACCGCGACGCGGCCGCCCGGGTCCACCGGCGCAACGGGCGCCGGGTGGCGGTCAGCTCCCGGTGGATCGGCGAGCGGGCGTTCTATCCGCCGATCGTCGACCGGGTCGTCTCGGCCGGTGCCTCGCATGTGGCCGACCTCGGCGCCGGCGCTGGCGGGTTGCTCGTCAGGCTCCTGGGGCAGGACCCGGCGCGTACCGGCGTGGCGCTCGACAGCAGCGGCGCCGCGTGTGCCGCGGCGCGGGAGGCCGCCGCCGCCGCGGGGGTGGACGACCGGCTCCAGGTCGTCGAGCGTACTGTCCAGTCGCTTGCGGACGACCCCGGGCCGGTCGAGGGTGCGAACGCCGTGCTGGCGTGTTTCGTCATGCACGACATCGTGGCGGACGCGTCGGTGGCCAAGGCCGTCCTGGGCGCCTGCCGCGACGCGCTTGCTCCCGGCGGCTTCATGGCGGTCGCCGACGCCGTCTCCTACGCGCCCGATCCCGTGGAGCGAAGGTTCAGCGCGCTGTTCACCTACCTGCACGCCAGCTTCATGAGCGTGACTCTCCCGTCCGAGCGGCATTGGCTGGACACGTTCCAGGCCGCGGGCTTCTCCAAGACCGAGTGCGTGCCGCTCGGCGTGCCCGGCGGCCGGCTCTTCGTGGCGGTCAGGTAG
- a CDS encoding type 2 lanthipeptide synthetase LanM family protein → MDRSGTRDTAAVSGAGSAWWAPGRTLAERVRAADHGGPVAADPVSEHAMRRLRDWRSAYELGATGQFANRLAALGITERQFLALLDRPPAALANGSGAPGWAEFTERALGIAPDGARHLPPDTPWSDAFAGVLAPFVTAACADLRQRVRTPGMSVVADLDAVYAGFADALRVRLVAMASRTFVLELNVARAAGRLAGPTPEHRFAAFVADLAQRERLTRVMTDYPVLARLLATACRHAVEATAELLDRFVADRAEILGRLLDGRDPGPLAGFDVAGDSHGHGRAVAILRFASGARVIYRPRSVAVHVHFNEVLDWLNGLLPELELRTLTVLARDGYGWIEAVDRVACADVGQVGAFYRRQGVLLALLYLLGMTDIHHENLIACADQPVLVDVETLMHPDLPVPTAAPDPAARALRTSVYRTALLPQPLIGERGLLDISGLGGDPGAQQLRETVAWAAAGTDTMHLVRRSAPVRAAENRPTLDGVPADAAEYTAELLAGFRAAYRAIARRAGDLIGPDGLLRRFAADELRVIVRSTRTYTVLLSESTHPDVLRDALDRDQIFDLLWAASVDDPVRNRLVSREIEQLWAGDVPLFTCCPDDRDLTGGDGVGFVDVLDEPVLATAQRKIASMGVIDQRDQEWIVQAALAGRLGGARHECAEPVSVRWEATAPDPGRLLTVACGIADKIIADAYDDGVFANWLGLEPVDGGHSTIMPLGAGLGNGYPGTALFLAELARLTDVDRYAEAAGRAVRQLPVLLTALDARPHLASTIGSGGFTGLGGIAYTAARLADLLQDDALGDSVERAVRLAAIAATTETNLGVLDGLAGCLAAMLAVSDLTGLPLAAATARDCAQRLLAAGSSLPAQPGFATGTAGIGWALLRFAQVGGDERHAEAGSAMLARAATGPIPGPSTHSWCHGVPGIAVAIADQRRLLADPALAAFVDRAATAVSQTGLVSDHSLCHGEMGRQEMLSVAAARGRRAAVSVRFDQAGQLVAALDQAGPRCGAAGDVSVAGLLDGLAGIGHGLLRIGFADHVPSALLLHAEPTTSGRGVEN, encoded by the coding sequence GTGGACAGATCGGGGACGCGGGATACGGCAGCGGTGAGTGGTGCGGGCAGCGCTTGGTGGGCGCCCGGCCGCACCCTCGCCGAACGGGTACGGGCAGCCGACCACGGCGGGCCGGTCGCCGCTGACCCCGTGTCGGAGCACGCCATGCGGCGGCTGCGGGACTGGCGCTCGGCGTACGAGCTGGGGGCGACGGGTCAGTTCGCGAACCGCCTGGCGGCCCTGGGGATCACCGAGCGGCAGTTCCTGGCCCTCCTCGACCGACCGCCGGCGGCGCTGGCGAACGGGTCGGGCGCGCCCGGGTGGGCCGAGTTCACCGAACGGGCGCTCGGCATCGCCCCCGACGGAGCCCGCCACCTGCCCCCGGACACGCCGTGGTCCGACGCGTTCGCCGGCGTGCTGGCGCCGTTCGTCACGGCCGCCTGCGCCGACCTGCGGCAGCGGGTGCGTACTCCCGGGATGTCCGTGGTGGCCGACCTCGACGCGGTGTACGCCGGGTTCGCCGACGCGCTCCGCGTCAGGCTGGTCGCGATGGCGTCGCGTACCTTCGTCCTGGAACTCAACGTCGCCCGGGCCGCCGGCCGGCTGGCGGGCCCCACGCCCGAGCACCGGTTCGCCGCCTTCGTGGCAGACCTCGCCCAGCGCGAGCGGCTGACCCGGGTGATGACGGACTACCCCGTGCTGGCGCGGCTTCTGGCGACCGCCTGCCGGCACGCCGTCGAGGCGACAGCCGAGCTGCTCGACCGGTTCGTCGCGGATCGGGCGGAGATTCTCGGCCGGTTGCTCGACGGCCGCGATCCGGGACCGCTGGCCGGATTCGACGTGGCGGGGGACTCACACGGGCACGGGCGGGCGGTGGCGATCCTGCGCTTCGCCTCCGGTGCCCGGGTGATCTACCGGCCGCGCTCGGTTGCTGTCCACGTGCACTTCAACGAGGTCCTGGACTGGCTGAACGGGTTGCTGCCCGAGCTGGAGCTGCGCACGTTGACCGTGCTCGCCCGCGATGGCTACGGGTGGATCGAGGCTGTCGACCGTGTCGCCTGCGCCGACGTGGGCCAGGTGGGCGCGTTCTACCGCCGGCAGGGGGTGCTGCTCGCGCTGCTGTATCTGCTGGGCATGACGGACATCCACCACGAGAACCTGATCGCCTGCGCCGACCAGCCCGTCCTCGTCGATGTCGAGACGCTGATGCACCCCGATCTCCCCGTACCGACCGCCGCGCCCGATCCCGCCGCCCGGGCGCTGCGGACGTCGGTGTACCGCACCGCCCTGCTGCCCCAGCCGCTCATCGGCGAACGCGGTCTGTTGGACATCTCCGGCCTGGGTGGCGACCCCGGCGCGCAACAGCTCCGAGAGACCGTCGCGTGGGCTGCGGCCGGCACCGACACGATGCACCTGGTGCGTCGTTCCGCGCCCGTGCGGGCCGCCGAGAACCGCCCGACGCTGGACGGCGTCCCGGCCGATGCCGCCGAGTACACGGCCGAGCTGCTCGCCGGATTCCGGGCCGCGTACCGCGCCATCGCCCGGCGAGCCGGCGATCTGATCGGCCCGGACGGCCTGCTCCGGCGGTTCGCCGCCGACGAGTTGCGGGTCATCGTCCGGTCGACGCGGACCTACACCGTGCTGCTGAGCGAGTCCACTCATCCCGACGTGCTGCGCGACGCGCTCGACCGTGATCAGATCTTCGACCTGCTCTGGGCGGCCTCGGTGGACGACCCGGTGCGTAACCGTCTGGTGTCCCGCGAGATCGAGCAGCTCTGGGCCGGCGACGTCCCCCTGTTCACCTGCTGTCCGGACGACCGCGACCTGACCGGTGGTGACGGCGTCGGGTTCGTCGACGTGCTCGACGAACCGGTACTGGCAACCGCGCAGCGCAAGATCGCCAGCATGGGCGTGATCGACCAACGCGACCAGGAGTGGATCGTCCAGGCCGCGCTCGCCGGCCGGCTCGGTGGGGCACGCCACGAGTGCGCCGAGCCGGTATCGGTCCGGTGGGAGGCGACGGCACCGGACCCGGGCAGGCTGCTCACAGTGGCCTGCGGTATCGCCGACAAGATCATCGCGGACGCCTACGACGACGGCGTGTTCGCCAACTGGCTCGGGCTCGAGCCGGTGGACGGCGGGCACAGCACGATCATGCCGCTGGGCGCGGGGCTGGGAAACGGATACCCGGGCACGGCCCTCTTCCTGGCCGAACTGGCCCGGCTCACGGACGTCGACCGCTACGCCGAGGCCGCTGGCCGGGCGGTGCGCCAGCTGCCCGTGTTGCTCACCGCGCTGGACGCTCGGCCGCACCTGGCGAGCACGATCGGCAGCGGTGGCTTCACCGGCCTCGGGGGGATCGCCTACACGGCGGCCCGGCTCGCCGACCTGCTTCAGGACGACGCGCTCGGCGACTCGGTCGAGAGGGCGGTTCGCCTCGCGGCGATCGCCGCCACCACGGAGACCAACCTGGGCGTGCTGGACGGGCTTGCCGGTTGCCTTGCCGCGATGCTCGCCGTCAGCGACCTGACCGGTCTGCCGCTGGCGGCCGCGACGGCCCGAGACTGTGCCCAGCGGCTGCTCGCGGCCGGCTCCTCGCTGCCCGCGCAGCCCGGCTTCGCCACCGGTACGGCCGGGATCGGCTGGGCCCTGCTGCGATTCGCGCAGGTGGGAGGCGACGAGCGGCACGCCGAGGCCGGCAGCGCGATGTTGGCCCGTGCCGCCACCGGCCCGATCCCGGGCCCGTCGACGCACTCCTGGTGCCACGGCGTCCCGGGAATCGCGGTCGCCATCGCCGACCAGCGCCGGTTGCTGGCGGACCCCGCACTGGCGGCCTTCGTGGACCGCGCGGCGACCGCCGTGTCGCAAACCGGACTGGTCAGCGACCACAGCCTCTGCCACGGGGAGATGGGCAGGCAGGAGATGTTGTCGGTCGCCGCCGCGCGCGGTCGCCGGGCTGCGGTGAGCGTTCGGTTCGACCAGGCCGGACAACTGGTCGCGGCGCTGGACCAGGCCGGCCCGAGGTGCGGTGCCGCCGGCGACGTGAGTGTCGCCGGCCTGCTGGACGGCCTGGCCGGGATCGGCCACGGACTGCTCCGTATCGGCTTCGCCGATCATGTGCCCTCGGCACTGCTGCTGCATGCCGAGCCGACGACATCCGGACGCGGTGTCGAGAACTAG
- a CDS encoding ornithine carbamoyltransferase, with the protein MDRRPRRHLLSIQDLSDTDLRHLVARSADHAAGRVRPADQLRGLVTAVYFRRTSTRTRTAFSSGALRLGSHLISYGPGDLQLNTGETVEDTTRVLSGMVDLFVARTADPVAELRAFAEQDRMGVINAMSAEEHPTQALADLSTMTQRFGRVDGLRVLYVGEGNNTAAALALALSRFTETRLYLRTPPGYGLDLDLLTAAQVAAERTGSTVAEAHHMTDLPEVDVVYATRWQTTGTAKPDPDWRRVFAPFQVDGAVLAASPQAVFMHDLPAHRGEEVTAGVLDGPRSIAFEQAQHKMFSAQAALEWCAG; encoded by the coding sequence ATGGACCGTCGTCCCCGCCGTCACCTGCTGTCGATCCAGGACCTCAGCGACACCGACCTGCGGCATCTGGTGGCTCGCAGCGCCGATCATGCCGCCGGTCGGGTCCGCCCCGCCGACCAGTTGCGCGGTCTGGTCACCGCGGTCTACTTCCGCCGCACCTCGACCCGGACCCGCACCGCCTTCTCCAGCGGCGCTCTGCGGCTCGGCTCGCATCTGATCAGCTACGGCCCGGGGGATCTGCAACTGAACACCGGTGAGACGGTCGAGGACACCACCCGGGTGCTGTCCGGGATGGTCGACCTGTTCGTCGCCCGGACCGCCGACCCGGTCGCCGAGTTGCGGGCCTTCGCCGAGCAGGACCGGATGGGGGTGATCAACGCGATGAGCGCCGAGGAGCACCCCACGCAGGCGCTGGCCGACCTGAGCACCATGACCCAGCGGTTCGGCCGGGTCGACGGGCTGCGGGTGCTCTACGTGGGGGAGGGCAACAACACCGCCGCCGCGCTCGCGCTCGCCCTCAGCCGGTTCACCGAAACCCGGCTGTACCTGCGCACGCCGCCCGGGTACGGGTTGGACCTGGACCTCCTCACCGCCGCTCAGGTGGCCGCCGAGCGGACCGGCTCGACGGTCGCCGAGGCGCACCACATGACGGACCTGCCGGAGGTCGACGTCGTCTACGCCACCCGCTGGCAGACCACCGGCACCGCCAAGCCGGATCCGGACTGGCGGCGGGTCTTCGCGCCGTTCCAGGTCGACGGGGCGGTCCTGGCGGCGAGCCCGCAGGCGGTGTTCATGCACGACCTGCCGGCGCACCGGGGTGAGGAGGTCACCGCCGGGGTGCTGGACGGTCCCCGCAGCATCGCCTTCGAGCAGGCCCAGCACAAGATGTTCAGCGCCCAGGCCGCGCTGGAGTGGTGCGCCGGGTGA
- a CDS encoding 2-keto-4-pentenoate hydratase: protein MATRLSLHRELAGELRTAARTLRAVPPVSVRHPELDLADAYAIQSELREMDLAAGAVLAGLKIGATSEAIQSMFGIDHPDFGYLTDQMVLHDGADLDLSRFIAPKVEGEIAFRFAADLAGPAVTAHDVLAATAEILPALEVLDSRIQDWRIGLVDTVADNASSALAVVGAGMPPDTTDLAGARMELRSRHVVQEGRGSAVMGHPAESVACLVRILSGFGTGIRAGQLVLSGSWAAAVDLVPGDTVRASFGALGAVSLTTRG from the coding sequence GTGGCCACCAGGCTGTCCCTGCACCGCGAGCTCGCGGGCGAGCTCCGGACGGCGGCGCGGACCCTTCGTGCCGTGCCGCCGGTCTCGGTCCGGCATCCGGAGCTCGACCTGGCAGACGCCTACGCCATCCAGAGCGAGCTACGCGAGATGGATCTGGCGGCCGGCGCGGTCCTGGCCGGGCTCAAGATCGGTGCGACCAGCGAGGCGATCCAGTCGATGTTCGGCATCGACCATCCCGACTTCGGTTACCTGACCGACCAGATGGTGCTCCACGACGGTGCCGACCTCGACCTGAGCCGGTTCATCGCGCCGAAGGTCGAGGGCGAGATCGCGTTCCGGTTCGCGGCGGACCTCGCCGGCCCGGCCGTGACCGCGCATGACGTGCTGGCCGCCACCGCGGAGATCCTGCCGGCGCTGGAGGTGCTCGACAGCCGGATCCAGGACTGGCGGATCGGCCTGGTGGACACCGTCGCCGACAACGCTTCGTCGGCGTTGGCCGTGGTCGGCGCCGGCATGCCGCCCGACACCACGGACCTGGCCGGCGCGCGGATGGAGTTGCGTAGCCGCCACGTCGTGCAGGAGGGGCGAGGCTCGGCCGTGATGGGGCATCCGGCCGAGTCCGTGGCCTGTCTGGTCCGCATCCTGTCCGGGTTCGGCACCGGGATCAGGGCCGGGCAGCTCGTGCTCTCCGGTTCCTGGGCGGCGGCCGTGGACCTTGTGCCGGGTGACACCGTGCGGGCCTCCTTCGGCGCCCTGGGCGCGGTGTCGCTGACCACCCGCGGCTGA
- a CDS encoding aspartate aminotransferase family protein: MTMLVDETVPPHKAAYDFSLFEAMESEVRYYCRKFPVVFDRAQGAELYAEDGRMFTDFFCGAGTLNYGHNHPYLKRRITEYLARDGVMHGLDMYTVAKRTFLSRLREQVLAPRGLDHKVQFCGPTGTDAVEAALKVARRATERRGVVSFTGAYHGMSRGSLAVSGGRRARAAGQVGTADVTFVPYEDGPAGPFDSIGYLERMLSDPSSGMDIPAAVIVEPLQMEGGVYPASADWLRRLRGVTTRYGVLLIFDEIQSGCGRTGTFFCFEHAGVVPDIITVSKAIGGYGLPLSMVLFRPDLDVWSPGEHTGTFRGNQLAFVAGAAACELWGQDGFRTTAAVGARRLERFGAELRDSDPALAVRGLGMVLGIDLRAAGGAERADRIQRHCFETGLIVELCGRDDEVIKVMPPLTIDLARLERGLTVLHRAIQAS, translated from the coding sequence ATGACCATGCTGGTGGACGAGACGGTACCCCCGCACAAGGCGGCCTACGACTTCTCCCTCTTCGAGGCGATGGAGTCGGAGGTGCGTTACTACTGCCGCAAGTTTCCGGTGGTGTTCGACCGGGCCCAGGGCGCCGAGCTCTACGCCGAGGACGGTCGGATGTTCACCGACTTCTTCTGCGGCGCAGGCACCCTGAACTACGGCCACAACCATCCCTACCTCAAGCGTCGTATCACGGAGTACCTCGCCAGGGACGGCGTGATGCACGGCCTGGACATGTACACCGTGGCGAAGCGGACCTTCCTGAGCCGGCTCCGGGAGCAGGTGCTGGCCCCGCGAGGGCTGGACCACAAGGTGCAGTTCTGCGGGCCGACCGGCACCGACGCGGTGGAGGCGGCGCTGAAGGTGGCCCGTCGGGCCACGGAACGGCGTGGCGTCGTCTCCTTCACCGGGGCCTACCACGGCATGTCCCGCGGGTCGCTGGCGGTCAGCGGTGGCCGCCGGGCCCGCGCCGCCGGGCAGGTGGGCACGGCGGATGTGACGTTCGTGCCGTACGAGGACGGTCCGGCGGGACCGTTCGACTCGATCGGATACCTGGAGCGGATGCTGTCCGACCCGTCGTCGGGGATGGACATCCCGGCCGCGGTGATCGTCGAACCGTTGCAGATGGAGGGCGGGGTGTACCCGGCCTCGGCCGACTGGCTGCGCCGGCTGCGCGGGGTGACCACCCGGTACGGCGTTCTGCTCATCTTCGACGAGATCCAGTCCGGCTGCGGACGGACCGGCACGTTCTTCTGTTTCGAACATGCCGGCGTGGTGCCGGACATCATCACCGTCTCCAAGGCGATCGGCGGGTACGGGCTGCCGTTGTCGATGGTGCTGTTCCGACCGGACCTTGACGTCTGGTCGCCGGGGGAACACACGGGCACCTTCCGGGGCAACCAGCTCGCCTTCGTCGCCGGTGCCGCCGCCTGCGAGCTCTGGGGCCAGGACGGATTCCGGACCACCGCCGCCGTCGGCGCCCGGCGTCTGGAGCGCTTCGGCGCGGAACTGCGCGACAGCGATCCGGCGCTCGCCGTGCGGGGTCTGGGCATGGTTCTCGGCATCGATCTGCGGGCGGCTGGGGGCGCCGAGCGGGCCGATCGGATTCAGCGGCACTGCTTCGAGACCGGGCTGATCGTCGAACTCTGCGGACGCGACGACGAAGTGATCAAGGTGATGCCGCCGCTCACCATCGACCTCGCCCGGCTGGAGCGGGGCCTCACCGTACTGCACCGGGCCATCCAGGCCAGCTGA